In Geminocystis sp. NIES-3709, a single genomic region encodes these proteins:
- a CDS encoding recombinase family protein has translation MITIGYIRVSSVLQAQTEALSQQKARVESCEVDKILVDVDSGSNFERKSFKELEQAIKKGQCKKVVVTRLDRLGRSVIGIKTFIDLCTANDVEIMALDDKIDTNSVSGRFHINMLASFGEMELDRIKERISHGHKYHRQKNLPYKAVFGYKKECDTLVLNYDEYICLIEGKKVITVAEFAREYIDIFLEKKTFKGTIKAMINKYGVIGFMSHSSLSNWLSNPQIRGILVYGRGHNNRYSNKDKWDYRGELFPSLLSQEEWDEIEIIFKNIAENRTNYRSTNNYAKPFGSLLKCSYCNGSAQTISGGKARNITGYQCVGYRTGKCQNNKWINHKKLRGLITKLLIEKAKEIVNTLEVEESETLEEKKLQSEIFNLKKISQPSTVILNAIKDLEFQLETFKLNRLNNRNKQSELQDKLINTFTNGEFYSELENNLTSQELKEFYRLFIDKISFKDGEIVSVDFLI, from the coding sequence ATGATAACAATAGGATATATCAGGGTTTCGAGTGTTTTGCAGGCACAGACTGAGGCATTAAGTCAGCAGAAGGCACGGGTAGAATCTTGTGAGGTAGATAAGATTTTAGTCGATGTGGATAGCGGCTCTAATTTTGAAAGGAAAAGTTTTAAGGAATTAGAACAGGCAATAAAAAAAGGTCAGTGTAAAAAAGTGGTGGTGACACGGCTCGATCGATTAGGCCGTTCTGTAATAGGGATAAAAACGTTTATTGATTTATGTACAGCTAATGATGTTGAAATTATGGCACTGGATGACAAAATTGATACTAATTCGGTGTCAGGGCGATTTCATATCAATATGCTGGCTTCTTTTGGAGAGATGGAATTAGATAGAATTAAAGAAAGAATCAGTCATGGGCATAAATATCACAGACAGAAAAATTTACCCTATAAAGCTGTCTTTGGCTATAAAAAAGAATGCGATACTTTAGTCTTAAATTATGATGAATATATCTGTTTAATTGAGGGAAAAAAGGTTATTACTGTTGCCGAATTTGCAAGGGAATATATCGATATTTTCTTAGAGAAAAAAACCTTTAAAGGCACAATAAAAGCCATGATTAATAAATATGGGGTAATAGGATTTATGTCTCATAGTAGCCTTAGTAATTGGCTTTCTAATCCTCAAATCAGGGGTATTTTAGTTTATGGGAGAGGGCATAATAACAGATATAGCAATAAAGATAAATGGGATTATCGGGGGGAACTTTTCCCGTCTTTGTTGTCTCAAGAGGAGTGGGATGAGATTGAAATAATTTTTAAAAATATTGCTGAAAATAGAACTAATTATCGCTCTACTAATAATTATGCAAAACCTTTTGGTTCTTTACTAAAATGCAGTTACTGCAATGGTTCTGCTCAAACAATTTCAGGGGGAAAAGCTAGGAATATTACGGGGTATCAATGTGTCGGTTATCGTACTGGAAAATGTCAAAATAATAAGTGGATTAATCACAAAAAATTGAGGGGATTAATAACTAAATTATTGATAGAAAAAGCGAAGGAAATTGTAAACACTTTAGAAGTAGAAGAGTCGGAAACTTTAGAGGAAAAGAAATTACAGTCAGAGATTTTTAATCTAAAAAAAATATCACAACCATCGACTGTGATATTAAATGCTATTAAAGATTTAGAATTTCAATTAGAAACGTTTAAATTAAATCGCTTAAATAATCGCAATAAACAATCAGAATTGCAAGATAAGTTAATAAATACTTTTACTAATGGAGAGTTTTATTCGGAGTTAGAGAATAATCTAACCTCTCAAGAATTAAAAGAATTTTACCGTTTATTTATTGATAAGATTTCGTTTAAAGATGGGGAGATTGTTTCGGTAGATTTCTTGATTTGA
- a CDS encoding M10 family metallopeptidase C-terminal domain-containing protein produces the protein MGNDTLIGGSSVNVFLYNSSDKPKDTITDFKVTEDKIWFNSGGFSSLPLGTLFDRTGTVEKQFIHHEC, from the coding sequence ATGGGCAACGATACTTTGATCGGAGGTAGTAGTGTCAATGTGTTTTTGTATAATTCTAGTGATAAACCAAAAGATACTATTACTGACTTTAAGGTGACAGAGGACAAAATTTGGTTTAATAGCGGTGGTTTTAGTAGCTTACCATTGGGAACATTATTCGATCGAACTGGCACAGTTGAAAAACAATTTATCCATCACGAATGCTAA
- the accC gene encoding acetyl-CoA carboxylase biotin carboxylase subunit codes for MPFAKILIANRGEIALRIIHSCEEMGIATVAVHSTIDRNALHVKLADESVCIGPPPSNKSYLNIPNIISAALTRGAEAIHPGYGFLAENARFAQICADHQIQFIGPSPEAIIAMGDKSTAKKTMQNAGVPTVPGSKGLITDEQEAARIAADIGYPVMIKATAGGGGRGMRLVKEECDLTRLLAAAQGEAEAAFGNAGVYIEKFIELPRHIEFQILADSYGNVVHLGERDCSIQRRHQKLLEEAPSPALNPKIRQKMGQAAIKAAKSIDYVGAGTVEFLLDKYGNFYFMEMNTRIQVEHPVTEMITGLDLIREQIAIAQGEKLSFRQQDIEFRGHAIECRINAEDPDHDFRPNPGKIIAYLPPGGPGVRMDSFVYPDYVIPPYYDSLIGKLIVWGKDRDTAIKRMKRALRECAITGVPTTINFHRKILENPEFLAGNVYTNFVEKNILN; via the coding sequence ATGCCTTTTGCTAAGATTTTAATTGCTAATCGAGGAGAAATTGCTCTGCGCATCATTCACAGTTGCGAAGAAATGGGCATTGCTACTGTTGCTGTTCATTCAACGATCGATCGTAACGCCCTTCATGTAAAATTGGCAGATGAAAGCGTGTGTATAGGTCCTCCCCCAAGCAATAAAAGTTATTTAAACATACCTAATATTATCTCGGCGGCGTTGACTAGAGGAGCAGAAGCTATTCACCCCGGCTATGGATTTTTAGCAGAAAATGCTCGTTTTGCCCAAATTTGTGCAGATCACCAAATACAATTTATTGGGCCTAGTCCAGAAGCTATTATTGCTATGGGGGATAAGTCCACGGCAAAGAAAACCATGCAAAATGCCGGAGTCCCAACAGTTCCGGGTAGTAAAGGTTTAATCACCGATGAACAAGAAGCTGCCAGAATAGCGGCTGACATAGGCTATCCTGTGATGATTAAAGCGACTGCGGGGGGTGGTGGTAGAGGAATGCGTTTAGTCAAAGAAGAATGTGATTTAACTCGATTATTAGCAGCGGCACAAGGAGAAGCTGAAGCGGCCTTTGGTAATGCAGGAGTATATATCGAGAAATTTATTGAATTACCCCGTCACATCGAGTTCCAGATTTTAGCTGATAGCTATGGGAATGTAGTTCATTTAGGAGAAAGAGACTGTTCTATTCAAAGAAGACATCAGAAATTATTGGAAGAAGCACCCTCTCCAGCTTTAAACCCTAAAATTCGCCAAAAAATGGGTCAAGCGGCCATCAAAGCGGCTAAATCGATCGATTATGTGGGCGCTGGTACTGTAGAATTTTTGTTGGATAAATACGGTAATTTTTACTTTATGGAAATGAATACCCGTATCCAAGTAGAACATCCTGTTACAGAAATGATTACGGGGTTAGATTTGATTAGAGAACAAATTGCCATCGCCCAAGGAGAAAAATTATCTTTTCGTCAGCAAGATATTGAATTTAGAGGTCATGCGATCGAGTGTAGAATTAATGCAGAAGATCCAGATCATGATTTTCGACCAAATCCGGGTAAAATTATCGCTTATTTACCGCCCGGAGGACCAGGGGTCAGAATGGACTCATTTGTTTATCCAGACTACGTTATTCCTCCCTATTATGACTCTTTAATTGGAAAATTGATTGTTTGGGGTAAAGATAGAGACACCGCTATAAAACGAATGAAACGAGCATTAAGAGAATGTGCTATAACAGGAGTGCCAACAACTATTAATTTTCATCGTAAAATCTTAGAAAACCCAGAGTTTTTGGCAGGAAATGTTTATACCAACTTTGTGGAAAAAAATATTTTAAACTAA
- a CDS encoding cation diffusion facilitator family transporter, translating to MAKDNRKKVRKVLIITLILNIVVLILKVVVGIMTGSLSLQADALHSVTDSANNVLGLVTNQLSSPIPDRDHPYGHHKFEAIGALGIAAFLGIACFEIFTSALNRIIFGGDPVNISGSELWILIIVLGINIFVAFYERRVGEKIGSNILIADATHTMSDVWITISVLFGLIGVWKSEAWNLTWLQSLDYLLAFPVGILVIKSAWAVLKSNLPWLVDQMAIAPELIHQIVMEVPGVINCHNIASRGLLGRQIFIEMHLIVDSENIKTAHDITEKIEIKLEEKFAPVRIIIHVEPFEYQSSQISYE from the coding sequence ATGGCTAAAGATAATCGTAAAAAAGTACGGAAAGTATTAATCATTACTTTAATATTAAATATAGTTGTTTTAATACTAAAAGTTGTGGTGGGTATCATGACTGGATCATTAAGTTTACAAGCTGATGCCTTACATAGTGTTACAGATAGTGCCAATAATGTTTTAGGTTTAGTAACGAATCAACTTTCTTCTCCAATTCCCGATCGAGATCATCCTTACGGACATCATAAATTTGAAGCGATCGGAGCTTTAGGTATAGCGGCATTCTTAGGTATTGCGTGTTTTGAAATTTTTACTTCTGCATTAAATAGAATAATTTTTGGGGGTGATCCTGTTAATATTAGTGGCAGTGAATTATGGATTTTAATTATTGTTTTAGGTATTAATATTTTTGTGGCATTTTATGAGCGTAGAGTAGGAGAAAAAATTGGTAGTAATATTTTAATTGCTGATGCAACTCACACCATGAGTGATGTTTGGATAACGATTAGTGTCTTGTTTGGTTTAATAGGTGTTTGGAAATCAGAAGCATGGAATCTTACTTGGTTACAATCTCTTGATTATTTATTAGCTTTTCCCGTAGGTATTTTAGTTATAAAAAGTGCTTGGGCAGTGTTAAAAAGTAATTTACCCTGGTTAGTAGATCAAATGGCGATCGCACCTGAATTAATCCATCAAATAGTAATGGAAGTACCCGGAGTAATTAACTGCCATAATATTGCATCAAGAGGATTATTAGGAAGACAAATATTTATCGAAATGCACTTAATTGTAGATAGTGAAAATATAAAAACAGCTCATGATATAACTGAAAAAATAGAAATAAAATTAGAAGAAAAATTTGCTCCTGTCAGAATCATAATTCATGTTGAACCTTTTGAGTATCAATCTTCACAAATTAGTTATGAATAA
- a CDS encoding phage baseplate assembly protein V — MRQQVWRIGLIDGNGYAEFAPQGLARVKLTDKQPGILTKPLPVLFPITGLNKAYFMPKIGEKVAILTDERCEDGLILGSFYTKNNNPPVDNPNKYLIQFQDGTKIEYDTETEIFTLDIKSGLKLLLNGITAIEYNLETGFSLNVSTDIHLQGNNIYLN; from the coding sequence ATGAGACAACAAGTATGGCGGATCGGATTAATTGACGGGAACGGTTACGCAGAATTTGCACCCCAAGGATTAGCACGGGTAAAATTGACAGATAAACAGCCGGGGATTCTTACCAAACCATTACCCGTTTTATTCCCTATTACTGGATTAAATAAAGCCTATTTCATGCCCAAAATAGGAGAAAAGGTAGCCATTCTAACTGATGAAAGGTGCGAAGATGGTTTGATTTTAGGCAGTTTTTACACTAAAAATAATAATCCCCCAGTTGATAATCCAAATAAATATTTAATTCAATTTCAGGATGGCACTAAAATCGAATATGACACTGAAACTGAAATATTTACTTTAGATATAAAAAGCGGATTAAAACTATTATTGAACGGTATAACCGCTATTGAGTATAACCTTGAGACGGGTTTTAGCTTAAATGTCTCGACTGATATTCACTTACAAGGGAACAATATTTACTTGAATTAA
- a CDS encoding Mo-dependent nitrogenase C-terminal domain-containing protein yields MTTNCNSTEYTDKQISAWLRGLLTVAYADGNFDREEQELIASLTQDELIPNTDLGNLEIISPQELAEALGDDAHTKENFLRTAVMMAIANGVYSKQEADVVHEFQSALGLDLEAMKSLEATLWHPEEQKTGEAKNPDLLQPVKKWLDGMDIDDPRVARFVCKMIPSECPFERDIKLFGKKIVHIPPMCKLNPLYDQLVGLRFRSLSFLADDCKEDVTPYL; encoded by the coding sequence ATGACCACCAACTGTAATTCTACCGAATATACTGATAAACAAATCTCTGCTTGGTTGAGGGGTTTACTGACTGTTGCTTATGCAGATGGTAATTTCGATCGTGAGGAACAAGAATTAATTGCTAGTTTAACTCAAGATGAACTTATTCCTAATACAGATTTAGGAAACCTAGAAATTATTTCTCCTCAAGAGTTAGCAGAGGCTTTAGGAGATGATGCTCATACAAAAGAAAACTTTTTGCGTACTGCGGTGATGATGGCGATCGCAAATGGGGTATATAGTAAACAAGAAGCGGATGTTGTCCATGAATTTCAGTCTGCTTTAGGATTAGACTTAGAAGCCATGAAATCTTTAGAAGCAACTCTATGGCATCCCGAAGAACAAAAAACAGGAGAAGCGAAAAATCCAGATTTATTGCAACCCGTGAAAAAATGGTTAGATGGTATGGATATAGATGATCCAAGAGTAGCTCGTTTTGTCTGTAAAATGATTCCTTCAGAATGTCCTTTTGAGCGAGATATTAAGTTATTTGGTAAAAAAATCGTTCACATTCCCCCCATGTGCAAACTAAACCCTTTATATGATCAATTGGTAGGCCTAAGATTTCGTTCTCTTTCTTTCCTTGCCGATGATTGTAAGGAAGATGTTACTCCTTACCTGTAG
- a CDS encoding DUF6610 family protein, whose product MIKILINGGGSSLYDKIAHNYGWQIGMNSGGNTKEKQPLFMIDNNWLNYDHEKHLNLIKKHRPHLATLRDIESYIDQQILYKQALEISRYCDRLIIIPKCNITNDKLLKIPNSILGLPVGPHENLFAWEYAKVLNKKIHLLGGSPKKWKNAIEILGEKKIYSMDGNYLCKLSKWGKIYLNFSTRKPYSFEVSNGKNFNYRCFEFSIKNLEFKPMNKQLSLF is encoded by the coding sequence ATGATTAAAATTTTAATTAATGGTGGCGGTAGTTCTCTTTACGATAAAATTGCTCATAATTACGGGTGGCAAATTGGGATGAATTCAGGTGGCAATACAAAAGAAAAACAGCCCTTATTTATGATTGATAATAATTGGTTAAATTACGATCATGAAAAACACCTCAATTTAATCAAAAAGCATCGTCCACATTTAGCAACTTTAAGAGATATAGAATCTTATATTGATCAACAAATTTTGTACAAACAGGCATTAGAAATTTCTCGATATTGCGATCGATTAATTATTATCCCTAAGTGTAATATTACTAATGATAAATTATTAAAAATTCCTAATTCAATTTTAGGATTACCTGTTGGGCCTCATGAGAATTTATTTGCGTGGGAATATGCAAAAGTCTTAAATAAAAAAATTCACTTGTTAGGTGGTAGTCCAAAAAAATGGAAAAATGCTATAGAAATTTTAGGAGAGAAAAAAATTTATTCAATGGATGGAAATTATCTTTGCAAATTGAGTAAATGGGGGAAAATTTATCTTAATTTTTCCACAAGAAAACCCTATTCATTTGAAGTCTCAAACGGCAAAAATTTTAATTATAGATGTTTTGAATTCTCTATTAAAAACTTAGAATTTAAGCCCATGAATAAACAATTATCTTTATTTTAA
- a CDS encoding thermonuclease family protein, whose protein sequence is MKIISILSLLSVFSFASSALGFEVLSVGDGDTITVKQDTQKIIIRLACIDAPESSQPGGTASTNRLKQLLPVGTVIQVNKVDSDKYGRTVAIVNKGNLNINLTLVQEGQAVVYKEFLSKCPDGQKYLELEKKAKERKIGFWAVKDLIMPWEWRSGIRPVRVVPIPVEDLNPAPRNPNLPSCTNGGDCNCSDFKTQAQAQRVLDTFPNDPHGLDRDNNGVACESLP, encoded by the coding sequence ATGAAAATTATCTCTATTTTATCTTTATTGTCAGTATTCAGTTTTGCTAGTTCTGCGTTGGGTTTTGAGGTTTTATCGGTGGGAGACGGTGACACTATTACCGTTAAACAAGATACTCAAAAAATTATTATTCGATTGGCTTGTATCGACGCGCCAGAATCTTCTCAGCCGGGGGGTACAGCTTCCACTAATAGACTTAAACAATTATTACCTGTGGGTACTGTAATTCAAGTTAATAAAGTTGATAGTGATAAATACGGTAGGACAGTTGCGATCGTAAATAAGGGTAATTTGAATATTAATTTAACGCTGGTTCAGGAAGGTCAAGCTGTTGTTTATAAAGAGTTTCTTTCTAAATGTCCTGATGGTCAAAAATATTTGGAATTGGAGAAAAAGGCTAAAGAGAGAAAAATAGGGTTTTGGGCGGTGAAAGATTTAATTATGCCGTGGGAATGGCGCTCTGGTATTCGTCCAGTTCGAGTAGTACCTATTCCTGTTGAGGATCTGAACCCTGCTCCTCGTAATCCCAATTTGCCTTCCTGTACTAATGGTGGTGATTGCAATTGCTCTGATTTCAAAACTCAAGCCCAAGCTCAAAGAGTACTTGATACTTTCCCTAATGACCCTCATGGACTCGATCGGGACAACAACGGCGTTGCTTGTGAATCCTTGCCTTAA
- a CDS encoding anti-CBASS protein Acb1 family protein → MTQVQETINFDSEGLNQIFSSFSNSLTGFGTTRDKSKNIKINSIKSLSKKDLENLPRSSGMIRRLVENYPTKCKKDWMVIRQVREENQTEIPVGELEQYLEKLKFKKGKIGVREAFSKASILGRQHGDGFILIGLADGLDPKEPVNEKSIQSIEWFKVLNRYEIYPESNQGKYSDPDYYKIYINNLPTTWHYSRVLRFSGKILHDESLNYNGGYNDSVIQNVFDTWTAWQTGLMSGSAMLSDYNQAKYKMKGLGKALKEDLRAGTTTRQEQIQKRLYVAEMGRSAIKALLVDMDEEDFDYVSRTYAGASQIMELLKDALISEVDLPVYELFNTTNATGSALGTAQTAGLAQRYDWANLKNDWMSDNWIEPYEKLLRYAMLAKDNTITSEPVEIEIFPNAKVQLTPLEKIQAQNEAAQRDSVNIELGIYSPLTAQNAFKQGDWDGQVHLAQEDLL, encoded by the coding sequence ATGACACAAGTACAGGAAACAATAAATTTCGATTCAGAAGGATTAAATCAAATATTTTCCTCTTTTTCTAATTCCTTAACAGGATTTGGAACGACTAGAGATAAATCGAAAAATATTAAAATAAACTCTATTAAATCTCTTTCCAAAAAAGATTTAGAAAATCTACCCAGAAGTTCTGGAATGATCAGAAGATTAGTTGAAAATTATCCTACAAAATGTAAAAAAGATTGGATGGTAATTCGACAGGTTCGAGAAGAAAATCAAACCGAAATTCCTGTTGGAGAACTCGAACAATATCTTGAAAAATTGAAATTTAAAAAAGGAAAAATAGGTGTTAGAGAAGCATTTTCAAAAGCATCAATTTTAGGACGGCAACATGGAGACGGATTTATTTTAATTGGTCTTGCAGACGGGCTAGATCCGAAAGAACCCGTTAACGAAAAATCGATCCAATCGATCGAATGGTTTAAGGTTTTGAACCGCTACGAAATTTACCCAGAATCAAATCAAGGTAAATATAGCGACCCTGATTATTACAAAATTTATATTAATAATTTACCTACTACTTGGCACTACTCAAGAGTACTTAGATTTAGTGGAAAAATATTACACGATGAATCTTTGAACTACAACGGGGGATATAACGATTCAGTTATTCAGAATGTTTTTGACACATGGACAGCATGGCAAACAGGATTGATGTCTGGTTCAGCTATGCTCAGTGATTACAACCAAGCCAAATATAAAATGAAGGGTTTAGGAAAGGCTCTCAAGGAAGATTTAAGGGCAGGTACTACCACCAGACAAGAGCAAATTCAAAAAAGATTATACGTTGCTGAAATGGGGCGATCGGCAATAAAAGCACTCTTAGTCGATATGGATGAAGAAGATTTTGATTATGTTTCTCGCACTTATGCAGGAGCTTCTCAAATTATGGAATTACTCAAGGATGCTTTAATCTCAGAAGTAGATTTACCTGTATATGAATTGTTCAATACCACTAATGCTACTGGATCGGCTCTGGGTACGGCACAAACTGCAGGACTTGCTCAAAGATATGATTGGGCAAATTTAAAAAACGACTGGATGTCTGATAACTGGATCGAACCTTACGAAAAATTATTAAGATATGCAATGTTGGCAAAAGATAATACTATTACTTCCGAGCCAGTAGAAATTGAGATATTTCCTAATGCAAAAGTTCAATTAACTCCATTAGAAAAAATACAAGCTCAAAACGAAGCTGCTCAAAGAGATTCAGTAAATATTGAACTCGGTATTTATTCACCCCTTACCGCTCAGAACGCCTTTAAACAAGGTGATTGGGATGGTCAAGTTCATTTAGCACAAGAAGATTTACTATGA
- a CDS encoding DNA-binding transcriptional regulator, which yields MKIQITANNVPDKTMENMEKSLALLKQELRKPAKFQKTPEIIKLIRVSLGYTQQDFGVFLGTQSTTVSRWETGKNQPIFTQDQVNLLDYELKKLGVDLFDFEGFDIKLKPHQYKFIKSHALAMA from the coding sequence ATGAAAATACAAATAACTGCAAACAATGTCCCAGACAAAACAATGGAAAATATGGAAAAAAGTTTAGCTCTCTTAAAGCAAGAACTTCGTAAACCAGCAAAGTTTCAAAAAACTCCCGAAATAATCAAGCTAATTAGAGTTAGCTTAGGCTATACACAGCAAGATTTTGGCGTGTTTTTAGGAACTCAATCTACTACTGTTAGTCGTTGGGAAACGGGCAAAAACCAACCGATTTTTACTCAGGATCAAGTTAATCTTTTGGACTATGAACTGAAAAAATTAGGAGTTGATCTATTTGATTTTGAAGGATTTGATATAAAATTGAAACCCCATCAATATAAATTTATTAAATCCCACGCTTTAGCTATGGCTTAA